One window of the Candidatus Zixiibacteriota bacterium genome contains the following:
- a CDS encoding membrane hypothetical protein (Evidence 5 : Unknown function) yields the protein MTNLLHQAATTIDSTGFIMAGKNFIEARFGVPGLIAAAILLLSILAILTMKIVKISFDVLRFVVVPSVAITFVATYFLPYSFSYILPVTVAFFSIVLIAKS from the coding sequence ATGACAAATCTACTGCACCAGGCGGCTACGACCATCGATTCCACCGGATTTATCATGGCCGGGAAGAATTTTATCGAAGCCCGTTTCGGCGTTCCCGGCCTGATCGCGGCCGCGATTCTACTCTTGAGCATCCTTGCCATCCTGACCATGAAAATAGTCAAGATATCGTTCGATGTCCTGCGCTTTGTCGTGGTCCCGTCGGTGGCTATAACTTTTGTTGCCACCTATTTTCTGCCCTATTCGTTCTCGTACATTTTGCCGGTAACGGTGGCCTTTTTCTCCATCGTCCTGATAGCGAAAAGTTGA
- a CDS encoding hypothetical protein (Evidence 5 : Unknown function), whose translation MSKASASNNKLKKTDDVPSRHPVFPFVDGDRSIAGEPEILDADKMFIECPGATVYEPGTRNVVAGVHFFDDSDPSAGYEIIDHAVFAPEHRRRRIIKKEHAHSIRRCQACQDLTVRLMRREGPDFFIPNPRFPRKKRLKPVEKNW comes from the coding sequence ATGTCGAAGGCATCGGCGTCGAATAATAAACTCAAGAAGACAGACGATGTGCCGTCGCGCCACCCGGTTTTTCCCTTTGTGGACGGCGACCGGAGTATTGCCGGCGAACCGGAGATTCTCGATGCTGATAAAATGTTTATCGAATGTCCGGGGGCGACCGTGTACGAGCCGGGGACCAGAAATGTTGTCGCCGGGGTTCATTTTTTCGATGACAGCGATCCCTCGGCCGGATACGAAATAATCGATCATGCCGTCTTCGCCCCGGAACATCGGCGCCGCCGCATAATCAAGAAAGAACATGCCCATTCGATCCGCCGCTGTCAGGCCTGCCAGGATTTAACGGTCCGGCTGATGCGCCGCGAAGGGCCCGATTTTTTCATTCCCAATCCCCGTTTTCCGCGAAAAAAACGTCTCAAACCGGTCGAAAAAAACTGGTAA
- a CDS encoding hypothetical protein (Evidence 5 : Unknown function) encodes MPILSYYICIMAAKNLILKQRQTATPLGSLLDRILAGMGLSHNLGGWRAVVQWPDIVGERLAKISRAIRFADDTLLVSVPDAVWRQQLAMEVDAILEKIHARPGGKAVRKIHFVS; translated from the coding sequence ATGCCCATTTTATCGTATTATATATGTATCATGGCCGCCAAAAATTTGATACTTAAACAGCGCCAAACGGCGACCCCTCTGGGCTCCCTTCTGGACCGTATTCTGGCCGGAATGGGTCTGTCCCACAATCTCGGCGGGTGGCGCGCGGTGGTGCAATGGCCCGACATTGTCGGGGAGCGGCTCGCCAAAATATCCCGGGCGATACGGTTCGCGGATGATACGCTTCTGGTTTCGGTGCCGGATGCGGTCTGGCGCCAGCAGTTGGCGATGGAAGTCGACGCGATTCTGGAAAAGATTCACGCCCGCCCGGGCGGAAAGGCGGTCCGTAAGATTCATTTTGTATCATGA